TACACTTCAGTTCCTCGTAAGATTTCAAGTTAGTCTCTAGAAAATTAAATGTATATGCTTCGGTAATtcaaagatttttatttttatactttagtTTCTTGAAACTTAAACATATACAttttaacttttcaaaaaaaaaaaattcaagaagtGATTTTGTTAAGGTGTATATCTTTAATCTTTTACTAACTGAAGTGATAAAATAGAAGTCTTTTAGAAATTAAAGTGTCGTATGGCTCTTTAGttcgtttttctttttctccttggaTTGGGTTATTGACTTACTGTGGTGACTATGTTTACTTATGTGGAGACCATAGAAGTGTATAAGTCAATAAAATTCATCAGTGTCCCTCTTTTATAACTTTAGTTCTTGGATTGAATGTTGTTATGATACTTTTCCCATGTTAATATATTTATCAActattagaaataattaaaattttaattttctatttctcATGTCAACATATCTTTAATTAGTCTTTCCAGTAATACATTTAATTTAATAGTTTGATAATGGAATGACGAACGAACATtacatgtaattaattattttgggctatttcattttcaattatttatacaatatgCTACATCATTAaggtttatttattattttttaataattttaatttaaaaaaatttattattcatttttgtgaaaaaaagaAAGTTCAATTTTTGAGAATAAATTTCTTTAGAAAATATGTATTAATTGATACCTGtagaaaacaaatgaaaaaaaatggttTAGTATTATCTATAAGAGAAAGTATAAGAGCCAATGGCTTAAGCGTACAAAGTGTACAATGAAAGTttaggaagtattagagatataaccattaatgTTACATTGTCCTATTAGGTTACGCTTTTGGAATGAGTGGGTTCataacatggtattagagttttAGATCCAAAAGGTTATGAGTAATGCTTATTTTATTCATAGACCAAAAATTTAGCCCATTATACACTTAGGTCATTAGCTCCCTAGCACTACTCTATCTAAAATCAACCGAGGCCAGGAAGAGATATCAGTATCAACATCAAATCCACTACAAATGACAAgggaatataattatataaataaatattttttttttcaaaatgtatTAACACATAATTATACAAACAACATATATTTGTGTGTAAAAAGATGACAAGGGAATGAAATAGAGAAATAATCACCTTTACTCAAATCGTGTTTGATGATGATTTAAGAGGGGCAATAAAATAATGTAGAGACATTGTGCATTTGTGCCCCTATCCCTATCTCCCCACTCAAAATTGGCAAAGATCCCTATATCTGATAAATTTTCAATAATGAAATCCTCAAGCTTATTCTGTTTTTGCAAAATTTACTAGAGTTTCCAAATTTCATGTAACTATGCAAcatgaattatatttttaaaaggaCGCGATAAATAAGCTCACATACAAGTTTTCTAATCATTTAATTATCTCAACATTAtgagtaatttatttttatcataaaaaaccCATATCGTAATGGTCTAACAAACAAAGACTAAAGCTTATAACAAGATGTTATACAAACCAAACACGGAGAAACATAAATTGAACTTTCTGGTGCTACCAAAGCATTAAAACAGAAACATGCGGTTAAAGTCACCAATCTGATACATCAAATCAAACAAactaattattttcattcaggTTCTAAATTTCCGTTGGTGATATGCAAACTAATAAGGTAGCAAGCATAAAAGCAAAGAAAATGGTACAAGTTGAGGAAGCTTTGAGGTTTGTGCCACAAAACAGCCACTTCCTCCATCAGAACCTGCAAAATCATTCTTTCTTTCCTATCCCATGTGACATGTTATAGATCCCTCGTCCCTGAAAAAAAGCAACGGATCTCAGGAAACGAGAGAAGACTTGCTGAGCATGTTTAATTCAGAGAGAGTCAATAGAGATCATGTGAAGTTTTTCATTAAAATAACCAACTTACGATCATGTACAATGAAGTTGCTGCCAAAGCAATTGGTATTGCAACAGATGTAATCTTATCATATGGTCCCTTCAAGTACGTATGTTTATGGATATTCTGGAAATACTTTTGCTTCTCAACAAGCTTCTCTCGTGGTCTGAAAGGTGGTTCTGACATCCTGTGTAACATAATGAACAACAATCTCAAATGAGTTTCCTAAAAGGGGGAATTTGTGAAGAATATTGGGCTCTATAAACAAATGAGATTGCAATGCCCCCAAAGAGAAATACTTGAAGCCAAATCAGGCATGAAACACaagcaaaaaaatataatacagaTTAAAAGCCACAATACAATGAACATAATTATTGAACTATCCACATAACCTACACATAACTTCTATCCACTAAAGTGGCTACTTTCAACAATACGTGGGGAGAAGCTAGAAATACCGGGAAAATGGTTGTTTCACTTTAATGGTGCTGTTATTTCTCAATTCATTCAATTAAATGAACATATTGTATACCTAACTGCACGCCCAATCAAATTCTAGCAATTCAAACTTGTGATGGTTCTGTAGTAAAATAGCATCTCTCGAGTAAAAAAAAAGTAGGAACAGCACAATTGCACAAACCACCCTGAACCAAACTGCAGACAACTACAGCAAACTTCAATGAACCATAGTCCGAATACAATGATGTTTTTTTCTAGGGCATTACATTCTATCAAATAATCCAACTAATCCTGACAAAAATCATACACTACTGTTTATGTTTAGACAATAATTTGAACAATATTCGATCCAATTTCACAACACCGAATCAATTTtcctttttgaatttaaaaaaacgCAGTTAGCGTAGCATGAGTAAGAAAGGGACTTGCAGAAAACACGGAGCGTACAAAGTAAAAAATGGACAAGAAATGAATAACTGTACTAAGCAACGGAGAGAAGAATTAGACACTGAAAAAGAAACTCACTCTGCACGAAGGAAACGGGTCTTCGAAAATGTAGGAGCTGAGAGAAACGGAGATGAACACGCCCTTCTGTTCCTGAATCTCTGAAACAATCTAGCGTCCTCGATTGACCAAGATAGCCGCACATCACAAAATTACGTTACTGCCCTTTCCTCTTTTCGGGTTAACAAAATGGACCAGGCCCACCCGGCCCAATACTAATTACTTTACGACGATGGAGTTCGCGGGAAACGGTGTCGTTACGCCTTCTCAGATTCATTCTCCCCTTGTGCTTGTACAGATGAAAAACAGAGAGGTTGGAAGGTGGAAACCGAAAACGAAAAAGCTTTACCACGCTCACTCACCAACCTTTTCACGTTTTGACGTTATGATTATTAGCGTGTCTCTGATTGTCCGTTGATATCTCTTTTCTCTCACCAACCCCGAATCTTCAACTACAATTCACAGGTAAAGATACTTCCCTTGTTGAGATCATATGAAACAACAATTTCTTGAGTTCTGCATTTCCTCTTCATCTATTATTAGTAATTTTCCCCGTTTATTTAAATTCTTCGTTTCTTTGTTCAGCTGAAGATAGTTATGATTAGAATTCAGAATTCAGAAAACTGTGTTAAATTATGATGTTACTGTTTGttctttattatattatatacttaGCATAGATGGTAGTATTTACTATTTAGCACCATCATATCacagttgcattcatatagtcACAGTTTGATtactaataatattaatatgtttttatttatgCTGTTCATCTTCTGTTTGATATTTTGATTCTTAAGAGAGGATCAACAAAACAGGTCAGAGTCATGGCTGCTTCAGAAGCTGTTCTGCAAGTTGTGTGTGGTTCAAGTTCTTATGATTTTCATAATGTGAGGTCCAATAAATCCAAGGGATTTAACACAAGGAAAAGAAGTTCAGTGCATGTCCAAGCACAACTTAGTTCAAGACCATTCCGTGCTTCTAAGGGGAAGCGTGTGTTTCATGGTACTGATAAATTGGAATCTCTTGTTTGTAACTGTAAAAGGGTTGAAAGTGTCAATGGAGATACAAATAACAACCACGAAGGTGCCCCGTCTAAGTTGGATAAAATACAGAATTCAGGTTCTCTTGATGAGATTGTGACTGATAGTACACGACATGGAGAAGCGATGGGATTAGATGTTGCAGTAAAACATAATAATGGAGGTTTTACATCTAAGGACAAGTTGCATATCGATGGACTTAGTAGAGATTCACTGAACAAGGTCAGCGGGAATTCGATAGAGGATGAAGCATGGGATTTACTGAGGAGCTCTATTGTTTATTACTGTAATAATCCCATTGGAACAATTGCTGCTAATGATCCTAGCAGTACTGTTATATTGAACTATGATCAGGTCTTTATCCGTGACTTTGTTCCTTCTGGGATAGCTTTCCTCTTGAAAGGAGAGTATGATATAGTGCGGAATTTTATTCTTCATACCCTTCAGTTACAGGTAATTTCTTGAAATTTTACTTGATGGTTTATTCATCTTTACAAGTTATGCTTGTTGGTAGGGTAATAACTAATCAGGTTTTGGCAGAGTTGGGAGAAAACCATGGATTGTCATAGTCCTGGGCAAGGTTTGATGCCTGCTAGTTTCAAGGTGCGGACGATTCTCCTAGATGGAGATGATGCTGCAACTGAAGATGTCTTGGATCCTGATTTTGGTGAAGCTGCAATTGGACGTGTTGCACCAGTTGATTCTGGTGGCAATTCTTACTGCCCTATGACTCTTAATTATTAGTTCATACATgatacttcttctttttctcccttttttaaaactttaattttcCAGATGCTGCATTAAGTAGTAACACTATAGTATTCTTTTGTCAGGATTATGGTGGATTATATTGTTGCGAGCATATGGAAAATGCACTGGAGACCTATCTGTGCAAGAGAGAGTTGATGTGCAAACTGGAATTAAGATGATTTTAAAGCTGTGCCTGGCTGATGGTTTTGATATGTTTCCTACTTTGCTGGTTACCGATGGTTCATGTATGATTGATCGTCGGATGGGAATACATGGTCACCCTTTGGAGATACAAGTTAGTTGCTCCTATTTTCGCTTCTAAAATAGCCATCTTCTTATGAGGATATGGATCCTAGCCAATGAATGCT
The Arachis duranensis cultivar V14167 chromosome 5, aradu.V14167.gnm2.J7QH, whole genome shotgun sequence genome window above contains:
- the LOC107491266 gene encoding uncharacterized protein LOC107491266 — translated: MSEPPFRPREKLVEKQKYFQNIHKHTYLKGPYDKITSVAIPIALAATSLYMIGRGIYNMSHGIGKKE
- the LOC107491265 gene encoding alkaline/neutral invertase E, chloroplastic, with protein sequence MAASEAVLQVVCGSSSYDFHNVRSNKSKGFNTRKRSSVHVQAQLSSRPFRASKGKRVFHGTDKLESLVCNCKRVESVNGDTNNNHEGAPSKLDKIQNSGSLDEIVTDSTRHGEAMGLDVAVKHNNGGFTSKDKLHIDGLSRDSLNKVSGNSIEDEAWDLLRSSIVYYCNNPIGTIAANDPSSTVILNYDQVFIRDFVPSGIAFLLKGEYDIVRNFILHTLQLQSWEKTMDCHSPGQGLMPASFKVRTILLDGDDAATEDVLDPDFGEAAIGRVAPVDSGLWWIILLRAYGKCTGDLSVQERVDVQTGIKMILKLCLADGFDMFPTLLVTDGSCMIDRRMGIHGHPLEIQALFYSALLCAREMLTPEDGSADLIRALNNRLVALSFHIREYYWIDMRKVNEIYRYKTEEYSYDAVNKFNIYPEQIPPWLVEFMPSKGGYLIGNLQPAHMDFRFFSLGNLWSIVSSLATAEQSHAILDLIEAKWAELVADMPFKICYPALDGQEWRIITGSDPKNTPWSYHNGGSWPTLLWQLTVACIKMNRADIASKAVQVAERRISKDKWPEYYDTKRARFIGKQARLFQTWSIAGYLVAKQLLANPDAAKFLTNEEDSELINALSCMISANPRRRKRGRKKQSFIV